A single genomic interval of Bradyrhizobium japonicum USDA 6 harbors:
- a CDS encoding GNAT family N-acetyltransferase, with product MIIPNGYSDIPPGKIAAVVTHLEMTAPPARRDDPPGAWSLRKVDAPALHWYRDLHRRVGEEWLWFSRARLNDGELATIIHAPGVEVYALVVDGRDEGLLELDFREAGQCELVYFGVTAGLIGTGAARFLMNRALELAWSRDLRRVWVHTCTFDHPSAVAFYQRSGFRPFRRQIEIADDPRLDGTAPRDVARHVPIIE from the coding sequence ATGATCATCCCCAACGGTTATTCCGACATCCCCCCCGGCAAGATCGCCGCGGTCGTCACCCATCTGGAGATGACCGCACCTCCCGCGCGCCGCGACGATCCTCCAGGCGCGTGGTCCTTGCGCAAGGTCGACGCGCCCGCGCTTCATTGGTATCGCGATCTCCATCGCCGCGTCGGCGAGGAGTGGCTGTGGTTTTCGCGTGCGCGCCTGAATGATGGGGAGCTTGCTACGATCATCCACGCGCCAGGTGTCGAGGTGTATGCCCTCGTCGTGGACGGTCGCGACGAAGGCCTGCTGGAACTGGATTTTCGCGAGGCCGGCCAGTGCGAGCTGGTCTATTTCGGTGTCACCGCTGGATTGATCGGGACGGGCGCCGCCCGCTTCCTGATGAACCGCGCGCTGGAGCTCGCATGGTCACGCGATCTGCGCCGCGTCTGGGTGCACACCTGCACCTTCGACCATCCCTCGGCCGTGGCGTTCTACCAGCGCTCCGGCTTCCGCCCGTTCCGCCGCCAGATCGAAATTGCGGACGATCCGCGCCTCGACGGCACGGCGCCGCGCGACGTGGCGAGGCATGTGCCGATTATCGAGTAG
- a CDS encoding penicillin acylase family protein encodes MNTDLNRVIQKLGGAVICAALLTSTAIARDKPNPLGSARQLKTDVAGLDAPAQILVDVWGIPHIYAGNEHDLFFLQGFNAARDRLWQIDLWRKRGLGLLAKDFGPAYAEQDKALRLFLYRGDMNAEWAAYGPKAKTYADAFVAGVNAYVADVRAGKRPLPIEFRIAGTMPDPWTADDVVRIRSHGLTRNVASEVKRSLVACAAGLDADRFRVKLEPAWTTKVPDGLDPCGVPKAVLAAYDLATRPVAFAAPKDKQAALAHDPDKYLTEADQQRDTIGSNNWVIAASRTATGRPILANDPHREHSVPSLRYIVGLNAPGLSVIGAGEPALPGISIGHNGTIAFGLTIFNVDQEDLYVYELNPQNPNQYRYSNGWEDMRVVHETEQVKGEADRDLELKFTRHGPVIYVDDGNKRAFAVRSIWFEPGTSAYFGSSDYMTAKDWNGFLAAMRRWGAPSENQVYADTRGNIGWVAAGKTPRRANFDGLMPVPGDGRYEWQGFLSLDELPKAYQPKQGFLATANQMNLPADYPVAERKVGFEWSDSARWQRITEVLAANSKVTLADAMDLQNDDTAMLGRRLVKLLQPLTSDDPNVKKGLDLLKPWDARDAADSAAAAVFEVWIANHLGPVLLKTTAPKAADLIAPEASSISALVAYLESPDASFGADPAAARDQILRDSLGAAVADVTGKLGPDASTWRWGRLHVAKFDHALMPLADKATAAQLSVGPLAYGGAANVPRAATYRRADYQLFAGASFRMVLDVGNWDASRTINTPGQSGDPFSAHYRDLAPLWATGQYVPLLYSRPAVEAATAEAIILTPR; translated from the coding sequence ATGAACACGGATCTCAACCGGGTCATCCAAAAACTCGGCGGCGCAGTCATCTGCGCCGCGCTGCTGACCTCGACAGCCATCGCGCGCGACAAGCCGAACCCGCTCGGCAGTGCGCGGCAGCTCAAGACCGATGTCGCCGGCCTCGACGCCCCCGCCCAGATCCTGGTCGACGTCTGGGGCATCCCGCATATCTATGCCGGCAACGAGCACGACCTGTTCTTCCTGCAAGGTTTCAACGCCGCGCGCGACCGGCTCTGGCAGATCGATCTCTGGCGCAAGCGCGGGCTCGGCCTGCTCGCAAAGGATTTCGGCCCGGCCTATGCCGAGCAGGACAAGGCGCTGCGGCTGTTTCTCTATCGCGGCGACATGAACGCGGAATGGGCGGCCTACGGCCCCAAGGCGAAGACCTATGCGGACGCGTTCGTCGCCGGCGTCAATGCCTATGTCGCCGATGTGCGGGCGGGAAAGCGTCCGCTGCCGATCGAGTTCAGGATCGCCGGCACCATGCCTGATCCGTGGACGGCGGATGACGTCGTCCGCATTCGCAGCCACGGCCTGACGCGCAACGTCGCCTCCGAGGTCAAGCGCTCGCTGGTCGCCTGCGCGGCCGGCCTCGATGCCGATCGTTTCCGCGTCAAGCTCGAACCGGCATGGACCACGAAAGTCCCCGATGGGCTCGACCCCTGCGGCGTGCCGAAGGCCGTGCTCGCGGCCTACGATCTCGCGACCCGCCCGGTGGCCTTCGCGGCGCCGAAGGACAAGCAGGCCGCACTCGCCCACGATCCCGACAAATACCTCACCGAGGCCGACCAGCAGCGCGACACCATCGGCTCCAACAATTGGGTGATCGCGGCCTCGCGCACTGCGACGGGCCGCCCGATCCTCGCCAACGATCCGCATCGCGAGCACAGCGTGCCCTCGCTGCGCTACATCGTCGGCCTCAACGCGCCGGGCCTCTCCGTGATCGGCGCCGGCGAGCCGGCGCTGCCCGGCATCTCGATCGGCCACAACGGCACCATCGCGTTCGGCCTCACCATCTTCAACGTCGACCAGGAAGACCTCTACGTCTACGAGCTCAATCCGCAAAACCCCAACCAGTACCGCTACAGCAATGGCTGGGAGGACATGCGCGTCGTGCACGAGACCGAGCAGGTCAAAGGCGAGGCCGATCGCGACCTCGAGCTGAAGTTCACCCGGCACGGTCCGGTGATCTATGTCGACGATGGCAACAAGCGCGCCTTCGCGGTGCGCTCGATCTGGTTCGAGCCCGGCACGTCAGCCTATTTCGGCTCGTCCGATTACATGACCGCGAAGGACTGGAACGGCTTCCTCGCCGCCATGCGCCGCTGGGGCGCGCCGTCGGAGAACCAGGTCTATGCCGACACCCGCGGCAATATCGGCTGGGTTGCCGCCGGCAAGACGCCGCGCCGCGCCAACTTCGACGGCCTGATGCCGGTGCCGGGCGACGGCCGCTATGAGTGGCAGGGCTTTCTCTCGCTCGACGAATTGCCGAAAGCCTATCAGCCGAAGCAGGGCTTTCTCGCCACCGCCAACCAGATGAACCTGCCGGCCGATTACCCGGTAGCCGAACGCAAGGTCGGGTTCGAATGGTCCGACAGCGCGCGCTGGCAACGCATCACCGAGGTGCTCGCGGCCAACAGCAAGGTGACGCTCGCCGACGCCATGGATTTGCAGAACGACGACACCGCGATGCTGGGGCGGCGCCTCGTCAAGCTGTTGCAGCCGCTCACCTCCGACGATCCCAATGTGAAGAAGGGTCTCGATCTGCTCAAGCCATGGGACGCGCGCGATGCCGCCGACAGCGCGGCAGCCGCCGTGTTCGAGGTCTGGATCGCCAATCATCTTGGGCCGGTGCTGCTGAAGACCACCGCGCCCAAGGCCGCCGATTTGATCGCGCCGGAGGCGTCGAGCATTTCGGCGCTCGTCGCCTATCTGGAATCCCCGGATGCGTCGTTCGGCGCCGATCCCGCTGCCGCGCGTGACCAGATCCTGCGCGACAGCCTCGGCGCCGCGGTGGCCGACGTCACGGGCAAGCTCGGGCCAGATGCCTCGACCTGGCGCTGGGGCCGGCTGCATGTCGCGAAATTCGACCATGCCTTGATGCCGCTCGCCGACAAGGCCACCGCCGCGCAGCTCTCGGTCGGTCCGCTCGCCTATGGCGGTGCCGCCAACGTGCCGCGCGCGGCCACCTATCGCCGCGCCGATTACCAGTTGTTCGCCGGCGCGTCGTTCCGCATGGTGCTCGACGTCGGCAATTGGGATGCGAGCCGCACCATCAACACGCCCGGCCAATCCGGCGATCCCTTCAGCGCCCATTACCGCGACCTCGCTCCGCTCTGGGCAACGGGCCAATACGTCCCGCTGCTGTACAGCCGCCCGGCCGTCGAAGCCGCGACCGCGGAAGCGATCATTTTGACGCCGCGATGA
- the glpK gene encoding glycerol kinase GlpK — protein sequence MSFVLAIDQGTTSSRAIVFRSDISIAARAQQEFPQHFPASGWVEHEPEDIWTSTVMVCRDAIEQAGITAKDIAAIGITNQRETTVVWDRATGQAVHRAIVWQDRRTADICAKLKAEGREPVISQKTGLIIDPYFSGTKVAWILDHVPGARARAARGELMFGTVDCYLLWRLTGGKVHATDATNASRTLLFNIHTGQWDDELLEIIGVPRSMLPEVKDSSARFGESTPDLFGGAIAISGIAGDQQAATIGQACFRPGMMKSTYGTGCFALLNTGTTPVVSKNKLLTTVAYQLDGKRTYALEGSIFVAGSAVQWLRDGLGIIKHAAETGPLADQSDSMQSVYLVPAFVGMGAPYWNPRVRGALFGLTRNTGPAELAHAALESVCYQTFDLWAAMRADWPSSEVASVVLRVDGGMTASDWTMQRLADLLDAPVDRPVIQETTALGAAYLAGLQAGVYPEPTKFADNWRLEHRFKPNMSQATRERKLAGWARAVKGVLASDEGEG from the coding sequence ATGTCTTTCGTCCTCGCCATCGACCAGGGCACCACCTCGTCGCGCGCCATCGTTTTTCGCAGTGACATCTCGATTGCCGCCCGCGCGCAGCAGGAGTTTCCGCAGCATTTTCCGGCCTCGGGCTGGGTCGAGCACGAGCCGGAGGACATCTGGACCTCGACCGTGATGGTCTGCCGCGACGCGATCGAGCAGGCCGGCATCACCGCAAAGGACATCGCCGCGATCGGCATCACCAACCAGCGCGAGACCACCGTGGTGTGGGACCGCGCCACGGGCCAGGCCGTGCACCGCGCCATCGTCTGGCAGGACCGCCGCACCGCCGACATCTGCGCGAAATTGAAAGCAGAAGGCCGCGAGCCCGTGATCTCGCAGAAGACCGGCCTGATCATCGATCCCTATTTCTCGGGCACCAAGGTCGCCTGGATCCTCGACCACGTTCCCGGCGCACGGGCGCGGGCCGCGCGCGGCGAATTGATGTTCGGCACCGTCGACTGCTATCTGCTCTGGCGCCTCACCGGCGGCAAGGTGCACGCCACCGACGCCACCAACGCCTCGCGCACGCTGCTGTTCAACATCCACACGGGCCAGTGGGACGACGAGCTCTTGGAGATCATCGGCGTGCCGCGCTCGATGCTGCCCGAGGTGAAGGATTCCTCCGCCCGCTTCGGCGAGAGCACGCCGGACCTGTTCGGCGGCGCGATCGCGATCTCAGGCATTGCCGGCGACCAGCAGGCCGCGACCATCGGCCAGGCCTGTTTCCGACCGGGCATGATGAAGTCCACCTACGGCACCGGCTGCTTTGCCCTGCTCAACACCGGGACCACGCCGGTCGTCTCCAAGAACAAGCTGCTCACCACCGTCGCCTATCAGCTCGACGGCAAGCGCACCTACGCCCTCGAAGGCTCGATCTTCGTCGCAGGCTCGGCGGTGCAGTGGCTGCGCGACGGCCTCGGCATCATCAAGCACGCTGCCGAGACCGGACCTCTTGCTGATCAGTCGGACTCCATGCAGAGCGTCTATCTGGTCCCCGCCTTCGTCGGCATGGGCGCGCCCTACTGGAATCCGCGGGTGCGCGGCGCGCTGTTCGGCCTCACCCGCAACACCGGCCCGGCGGAGCTCGCGCACGCCGCGCTGGAGAGCGTGTGTTACCAGACCTTCGACCTCTGGGCCGCGATGCGCGCGGACTGGCCGAGCTCGGAAGTCGCGAGCGTCGTGCTGCGCGTCGACGGCGGCATGACCGCCTCCGACTGGACCATGCAGCGCCTCGCCGATCTCTTGGACGCACCGGTCGATCGGCCCGTGATCCAGGAGACCACGGCGCTGGGCGCTGCGTACCTCGCCGGCCTCCAGGCCGGCGTCTATCCCGAGCCGACGAAGTTCGCCGACAATTGGCGCCTCGAGCATCGCTTCAAGCCGAACATGAGCCAGGCGACGCGGGAGCGGAAGCTCGCGGGTTGGGCGAGGGCGGTGAAGGGCGTGCTCGCGAGCGACGAGGGGGAGGGATAG
- a CDS encoding SDR family NAD(P)-dependent oxidoreductase, which translates to MKNTPFDLTGKVAIVTGSSRGIGRSSAELLAKLGAKVVVSSRKADACKEVADGIIAAGGDAIVIPCNIARKAEVEALIAGTIKHYGKIDILVCNAAVNPYYGPLLDITDEAFDKIMGSNVKSNIWLSALAIPQMAERGNGSVVIISSIGGLRGSTVIGAYGISKAADFALCRSLAGEWGPKGVRVNCIAPGLVKTDFARALWEDEANLKRRTATTPLRRIGEPDEIAGAVAYLASDASSFMTGQTIVIDGGVTTAAV; encoded by the coding sequence ATGAAGAACACCCCGTTCGATCTCACCGGCAAGGTCGCGATCGTCACCGGCTCCAGCCGCGGCATCGGCCGCTCTTCGGCGGAGCTGCTCGCAAAACTCGGCGCCAAGGTCGTGGTGTCATCGCGGAAAGCGGACGCCTGCAAGGAAGTCGCCGACGGCATCATCGCGGCCGGTGGCGATGCGATCGTCATTCCCTGCAACATCGCGCGCAAGGCCGAGGTCGAGGCGCTGATCGCGGGCACGATCAAGCACTACGGCAAGATCGATATCCTCGTCTGCAACGCCGCGGTGAATCCGTATTACGGCCCGCTGCTCGACATCACCGACGAGGCCTTCGACAAGATCATGGGCAGCAACGTCAAGAGCAACATCTGGCTCTCCGCGCTGGCGATCCCGCAAATGGCCGAGCGCGGCAACGGCTCCGTCGTCATCATCTCCTCGATCGGGGGGCTGCGCGGCTCGACCGTGATCGGCGCCTACGGCATCTCCAAGGCCGCCGACTTCGCGCTGTGCCGCTCGCTCGCCGGCGAATGGGGCCCGAAAGGCGTCCGCGTCAACTGCATCGCGCCCGGCCTCGTCAAGACCGATTTCGCCCGCGCGCTGTGGGAAGACGAAGCCAACCTCAAGCGCCGCACCGCCACCACGCCCCTTCGCCGCATCGGCGAACCCGACGAAATCGCCGGCGCAGTGGCCTACCTAGCCTCCGACGCTTCGAGCTTCATGACCGGCCAGACCATCGTCATCGACGGCGGCGTGACGACGGCCGCGGTGTAG
- the pimD gene encoding pimeloyl-CoA dehydrogenase small subunit has protein sequence MDFDLNEEQQLLKDSIDGLLTDSYDFESRKKYMKEKGGWSQAVWGKLAEQGLLGLPFAEADGGFGGGGVETMIVMEALGKALVLEPYLATVVIGGGFLRHAGSDAQKVAHVPGIIDGSKTLAFAQLEKNSRYDLFDVSTTAKKKGDGWVIDGEKFVVLNGENAETLIVTARTKGDRRDKSGIGVFLVPANAKGVTKKSYPTQDGLHAADITFTGVEVGADAALGNPDDSLALIERVVDEARIALCAEAVGLMDESLKTTVEYIKTRKQFGVAIGSFQSLQHRASDMFVAAEQARSMSMFATMAGDFEDAKERSNAIAAAKVQIGKSLKFVGQQAIQLHGGIGMTMEAKIGHYFKRLTMIENSFGDTDYHQRRVADGSGLI, from the coding sequence ATGGATTTTGATCTGAACGAGGAGCAGCAGCTTCTCAAGGACAGCATCGACGGCCTGCTGACCGATTCCTATGATTTCGAGAGCCGCAAGAAGTACATGAAGGAGAAGGGCGGCTGGAGCCAGGCCGTCTGGGGCAAGCTCGCCGAGCAGGGCCTGCTCGGCCTGCCCTTCGCGGAGGCCGATGGCGGCTTCGGCGGCGGCGGTGTCGAGACCATGATCGTGATGGAGGCGCTCGGCAAGGCGCTGGTGCTCGAGCCTTACCTGGCAACGGTCGTGATCGGCGGCGGCTTCCTGCGCCACGCCGGCTCCGATGCGCAGAAGGTCGCGCATGTGCCCGGGATCATCGACGGCAGCAAGACGCTGGCGTTCGCCCAGCTCGAGAAGAACTCGCGCTACGATCTCTTCGACGTCTCGACGACGGCGAAGAAGAAGGGCGACGGCTGGGTCATCGACGGCGAGAAGTTCGTCGTGCTGAACGGCGAGAACGCCGAGACCCTGATCGTCACCGCCCGCACCAAGGGCGACCGCCGCGACAAGTCCGGCATCGGCGTGTTCCTGGTCCCGGCCAATGCCAAGGGCGTGACCAAGAAGTCCTACCCGACCCAGGACGGCCTGCACGCCGCCGACATCACCTTCACCGGTGTCGAGGTCGGCGCCGATGCGGCCCTCGGCAATCCCGACGACTCGCTCGCGCTGATCGAGCGCGTCGTCGACGAAGCCCGCATCGCGCTTTGCGCCGAGGCCGTCGGCCTGATGGACGAATCGCTGAAGACCACGGTCGAATATATCAAGACGCGAAAACAGTTCGGTGTCGCGATCGGCTCGTTCCAGTCGTTGCAGCATCGCGCCTCCGACATGTTCGTCGCCGCCGAGCAGGCGCGATCGATGTCGATGTTCGCGACCATGGCCGGCGATTTCGAGGACGCCAAGGAGCGCTCCAATGCGATCGCCGCGGCCAAGGTGCAGATCGGCAAGTCGCTGAAGTTCGTGGGACAGCAGGCGATCCAGCTCCACGGCGGCATCGGCATGACCATGGAGGCGAAGATCGGCCACTACTTCAAGCGCCTCACCATGATCGAGAACAGCTTTGGCGACACCGACTACCACCAGCGCCGCGTCGCGGATGGGAGCGGGTTGATCTGA
- the pimC gene encoding pimeloyl-CoA dehydrogenase large subunit, translating to MDLAFTKEEQAFREEVRSFFRDNVPPDTRRKLVEGRHLSKDEMVTWWRILNKKGWGVSHWPKQYGGTGWTSVQHYIFNEELQSYPAPQPLAFGVSMVGPVIYTFGNEEQKKQYLPRIANVDDWWCQGFSEPGSGSDLASLKTKAERKGDKWIINGQKTWTTLAQHADMIFCLCRTDPSAKKQMGISFIVFSMKSKGVTVRPIQTIDGGVEVNEVFFDDVEVPIENLIGEENKGWDYAKFLLGNERTGIARVGVSKERLRRIRDLAGKVESGGKPIIQDAAFREKLAACEIELKALELTQLRVVADEGKHGKGKPNPASSVLKIKGSEIQQTTTELLMEVIGPFAAPYDVHGDDGSNEAMEWTAQIAPSYFNNRKVSIYGGSNEIQRNIIAKAVLGL from the coding sequence ATGGATCTCGCATTCACGAAGGAAGAGCAGGCGTTTCGCGAGGAAGTGCGTTCATTCTTCCGCGACAACGTGCCGCCGGATACGCGGCGCAAGCTGGTCGAGGGCCGTCATCTCTCGAAGGACGAGATGGTGACGTGGTGGCGCATCCTCAACAAGAAGGGCTGGGGCGTCAGCCACTGGCCGAAGCAGTATGGCGGGACGGGCTGGACCTCCGTGCAGCACTACATCTTCAACGAGGAGCTGCAGTCCTATCCGGCGCCGCAGCCGCTCGCCTTCGGCGTCAGCATGGTCGGTCCTGTGATCTACACCTTCGGCAACGAAGAGCAGAAGAAGCAGTATCTGCCGCGCATCGCCAATGTCGACGACTGGTGGTGCCAGGGCTTCTCCGAGCCCGGCTCCGGCTCCGACCTCGCTTCGCTCAAGACCAAGGCCGAGCGCAAGGGCGACAAGTGGATCATCAACGGCCAGAAGACCTGGACCACGCTCGCCCAGCACGCCGACATGATCTTCTGCCTCTGCCGCACCGACCCCTCCGCCAAGAAGCAGATGGGCATCTCCTTCATCGTCTTCAGCATGAAGTCGAAGGGCGTCACCGTGCGTCCAATCCAGACCATCGACGGCGGCGTCGAGGTCAACGAGGTGTTCTTCGACGACGTCGAGGTGCCCATCGAGAACCTGATCGGCGAGGAGAACAAGGGCTGGGACTACGCCAAATTCCTGCTCGGCAATGAACGCACCGGCATCGCCCGGGTCGGCGTCTCCAAGGAGCGGCTGCGCCGCATCCGCGACTTGGCCGGCAAGGTCGAGTCCGGCGGCAAGCCGATCATCCAGGACGCCGCGTTCCGCGAGAAGCTGGCGGCTTGCGAGATCGAGCTGAAGGCGCTCGAGCTGACGCAGCTCCGCGTCGTCGCCGACGAAGGCAAGCACGGCAAGGGCAAGCCCAATCCGGCGTCGTCGGTGCTGAAGATCAAGGGCTCCGAGATCCAGCAGACCACCACCGAGCTCTTGATGGAAGTGATCGGCCCGTTCGCAGCACCCTACGACGTGCACGGCGATGACGGCTCGAACGAAGCCATGGAGTGGACCGCCCAGATCGCGCCGAGCTACTTCAACAACCGCAAGGTCTCGATCTACGGCGGCTCCAACGAGATCCAGCGCAACATCATCGCCAAGGCGGTGCTGGGGCTGTGA